In one Streptomyces marincola genomic region, the following are encoded:
- a CDS encoding tyrosinase cofactor: MRLNRREMVAGVAGTALVAAAAATPLVTGSGGGADAHAAHGGEGGAGAGDAGEYVETYQGRTIRVLPEAAGGGVLIDDRPLHLMKFGDDAYLSSMCHYEMAPSPLHAARRAVEELRGAALLPAAHGSHGTHVTVV; this comes from the coding sequence ATGCGTTTGAACAGGCGAGAGATGGTGGCCGGCGTCGCCGGCACGGCGCTGGTGGCCGCCGCGGCGGCCACCCCGCTGGTGACAGGTTCTGGCGGCGGGGCGGACGCGCACGCCGCGCACGGCGGCGAGGGCGGCGCGGGCGCCGGGGACGCCGGGGAGTACGTCGAGACGTACCAGGGCCGCACCATTCGGGTGCTGCCCGAGGCCGCGGGCGGCGGCGTGCTCATCGACGACCGGCCGCTGCACCTGATGAAGTTCGGCGACGACGCGTACCTCAGCTCCATGTGCCACTACGAGATGGCGCCCTCCCCGCTGCACGCCGCCCGCCGGGCCGTGGAGGAGCTGCGCGGAGCGGCCCTCCTGCCGGCCGCGCACGGCTCGCACGGCACGCACGTGACGGTCGTCTGA